A region from the Triticum urartu cultivar G1812 chromosome 1, Tu2.1, whole genome shotgun sequence genome encodes:
- the LOC125530360 gene encoding protein MIZU-KUSSEI 1-like: protein MRAIAAAKGPHGNDPMSSSRRHFRWPVLGKSGSRGAGAASGDEGYVRGSEAEEEEEEDERAMAFSSACPSFHSEDFVSPPKKPVTGTAAPAQEKQQQRRKVRTAVARLRSALSAAVSGRRRQVGLGARLTGTLYGHRRGHVHLAFQTDPRACPALLLELAAPTGALVREMASGLVRIALECERAKAATGGGDGGGRKLVEETVWRAYVNGKSCGYAVRRECGAADWRVLRALEPVSMGAGVIPAASCGGGEGDVMYMRARFERVVGSRDSEAFYMMNPDSSSSGSGINGGPELSVYLLRV, encoded by the coding sequence ATGAGAGCCATCGCGGCGGCGAAGGGCCCGCACGGGAACGACCCGATGTCGTCCTCCAGGAGGCACTTCAGGTGGCCGGTTCTTGGCAAGAGCGGCAGCCGTGGCGCCGGCGCGGCCAGCGGGGACGAGGGGTATGTGAGGGGCtcggaggccgaggaggaggaggaggaggacgagcgcgCCATGGCCTTCTCGTCCGCCTGCCCCTCCTTCCACTCCGAGGACTTCGTGTCCCCTCCCAAGAAGCCGGTGACGGGGACCGCCGCGCCAGCGCAGGAGAAGCAGCAGCAGAGGAGGAAGGTCCGGACGGCGGTGGCGCGGCTGCGGTCGGCGCTGTCGGCGGCCgtgtcggggcggcggcggcaggtgGGGCTCGGCGCGCGGCTCACCGGCACGCTCTACGGCCACCGGCGCGGCCACGTGCACCTGGCGTTCCAGACGGACCCGCGCGCGTGCCCGGCGCTGCTGCTGGAGCTGGCCGCGCCCACGGGGGCCCTGGTGCGCGAGATGGCGTCCGGCCTGGTGCGCATCGCCCTCGAGTGCGAGCGCGCCAAGGCCGCCaccgggggcggcgacgggggcgggaGGAAGCTGGTGGAGGAGACGGTGTGGCGCGCGTACGTGAACGGGAAGAGCTGCGGGTACGCGGTGCGGCGCGAGTGCGGGGCCGCGGACTGGCGCGTGCTCCGCGCGCTGGAGCCGGTGTCGATGGGCGCCGGGGTGATCCCCGCGGCGAgctgcggcggcggggagggcgaCGTGATGTACATGCGCGCCCGGTTCGAGCGGGTGGTGGGGTCCCGCGACTCGGAGGCCTTCTACATGATGAACCCCGACAGCAGCAGCTCCGGCTCCGGCATCAATGGCGGGCCCGAGCTCAGCGTCTACCTCCTCAGAGTCTGA